The DNA window AACATCATTCTCTCATCATTCACTCTGCATGGTGGACTGCGGGAGTTATTACTGTGGAAGTTTCACCCTCCCAGCTTCTCATGATGTTGCAGTTACGCATTGTTCATCATTCTGTGCCTATCCACGTTCCAAACTGCACAATGCGCAATAATGACCAGTTTAAATGGCTTGCCTATTTATCAGACACTTTCATTCTTCTCTTTCCATGCTTTCTAACTTCTACGGTTATAATTCAGTGCAGTGTGAATTTGCATGATCATGCCTAGGCCTGTTGAGAGAATAGCAGAGATCAACGATGGAAAAGAGCTTTGGAAGATTGTTGTTAGGATTCACCACAGATGGAATGTTGTGTCTAACAACAAGGAACATTTTGAAATGATCTTtgttgacaaattggtgattaccCTGTTTATGTTTCGGCATGTTTATCATTTACGTATGTTTATATAATTTGGAACATTTTTTGGTCTCTGGCGCAGGGAGATGATATTCATGCTGTTGTTCCAGCACCACATGTGTCGGTGTTCACCGAAAAATGCCTATTAGGGCATACTTATACTGTATCTAATTTTAAGGTGGTGCCTTATGTTCTGGCGTTCAAGGCATCAGGACACAAATATATGGTAAAGTTTACTGCTGGAACGTCTGTTCTTGATGAAGACAAACATGAGATACCCCCGAAATCGATTTATTTTACAAGTTTTTCGGACATCATAACAGGGAAGTTTGACAAACGTGAGTATAGTATTTTGGATGTTTTATTATCTCATGTTTTGATGCCTTTTAGCCGTGTGAAATTAATATATTTCTTTCAGATGTCGTTGGAATGGTGGATAGTATTGGTTATGCACAGACTGAGTCGGGCGCAAAGAAGCAGCAAATTAGCATGATGTTGCGTGACCACGGGTTTGTTTTTGTTATACATAAGACTCCTTGAAAGTAGAATCATGTGATATACCCTAATGTGTTGTGATCATGGTTTAGCAACAACATGTTGAACTATACTCTGTGGGAATCATACGCGGATCAGTTCATCAGGTTTAACAAAGTTAGGGTTGCTGCATCACTCCCTACAGTTGTGTTGCTTCAGTATGCCAAAGTGAAAGAAGAAGGTTATTTCATgacttatttaaatcattttaaagtAATACTAAAACTAAAAAATCTGTGATAAATCCATTGACAAGGTATAATTTGAATTTGCAGGAAAGTATCCTCTGTCTGTGACAAACACCTACAATGTGACCCTTTTATGTGTTGATGCTGATTTTCCTGTCATGAAAGACTTTATTGATAGGTATGTTGTTAGTATCATCCATTATGTGCAATTATTTTATTCATGACTTTGATAATGATCCATGATCTGCAGAATGCCTGAGGAGAGCAGGGTAACCCTGTCTGATCAACTCGGAGGGAATTCCCAATTATCCTCCCAGAGTTCTGAAAATCAACAGCTGACTCCTGTGCAAAAATTGTTCTCAAAGGCTGTTGTTTTACCTATTGCTGAGATTATTCAACTTACGGATGTATGTCTTACTATTTTtccatattataattataacctCATCATTTATTGTGAACCAAATTTCTGATATTGACTACTCTTTGTCCAGATTACATTTTGTGCTATTGTCGCTACAACAAAATTATTAGTCGCGTCTCCATTTGGATGGTACTATCGTGCCTGTCATATGTGTCAATCTATAGCGCGTGGAGACAGCCCCCCATTTGAGTGTGAAGCTGGTCATGAAACCATGGCTGAAGTCCTTAGGTTTTAGTTGTTCTCACCTAATCTATGTTGTTTCTGTCATGTTTGTGTCGTTTCTATGTTGTCGGCTTTTTTAATGGAGCGACTTCTTATGATGTTTCAGGTATAAGATTGAGATTGAGGTTACTCATGGGGGCAAAAGCTGCAATTTTGTGTTCTGGAACAGAGAATGTGAAATGCTCATGGGTTTATCTGCATCCCAACTTTGTAACACTATGATTCAGGTTATATTTATATTCTGCTCACGAATTAGAATGTACTTTCCGATACTTTGCGTACACTAATACAGCCGGTTCTTTAAATAGGCTGGAATTACTGATCCATTGAACTTCCCGTTAGCACTTGATCAGTTGTTGAAGTTGGAAATGGCTATGAAGGTTAAGTGGCATCCACGCTGGAAGAACTGTTCCGTCGTTATGATTATAAAAAATGATCCTATTATCCAGCAACTTAAGGAAAAGTGGGGAACAGATGAGGTCAGCTCTTATAATCTGTCATTCGTTTTATAAAAGAGGGCTTGCTATTATAACAATCTTTCGactgattttgattttgttttttaaactcTCAAGGAACCTATTCCAATCCAAACTGTAATACTTGAGACTCTGGAGGTAGAAATTTTAAACTGTGTATGCCTTTTTTTGCTTTTCCTGTGATTATATTATACTGAAAACTGTGTTAACCTATATAAAGATTAAAGATAGTGTTGATGAGGCTAAAACAGATGCCAATGAAGACTGTGAATTGGTTACGGTGAGTTTCAATGCAACACACTTACCTCCTTACATTTATATCAATATTCCTGACTAATACTCTTCATCATTATCTTGCAGGATCTGGAAATTACATCTGAGCACAAGCCTGATGTTGTCACACCTGCTGGTAAGAGGCATTTTCCTGGTGCATCAAGTGAATCCACTGATTTGGACGGATTACATGATGGAGAACTGTCATCAAACAAGCTGAAGAAGATAATTAAAATGGAGAAGATTAATTAGAtctatttgaaggatagaaaaacacttagaaagggggggtttgaataagtgtagtttcaaaaacttgtaagataaaaataatttgcacaagtatttttatcctggttcgttgttaactaaactactccagtccaccctatacaaggtgatttacctcaactgaggatttaatccactaatcacacgagattacaatggttttccacttagacaacttctaagtcttctagagtcttctgatcacaacttgatcactctagaaacaactgcttagagaccttctaagacttctctagagtatactgatcacaacccgatcactctaggaacaactgcttagagaccttctaagacttctctagagtatactgatcacaacccgatcactctagtcctttacaatttaatgtaaacaaattctaagagtattacaattgcttcttaaaagcgataatcacaaactgtgatatttttcttacagatttaagcttagactcactaaagtattacaatagcaatgtagtgagctttgatgaagatgaagtttctgagctttgaattgaacagcgtttcagcaagttaatattcacagaaattgtcaagaatcggtaaccttgcttctcatcagaacttcatttatataggcgtttgagaagatgaccgttgggagcatttaatgctttgcgtattccgtacagcattgcatttaatgtttcactgttttgtcaactacctcgagccttgcttttgttgtgactactgacattgcctttagtagcttctaacgttccttttgtcagtcagcgtagcctgccatctagtacttgattctgatttgttctttgtaaatactacgttgaaaatcatcagagtacaaacagcttggtgcagagcatcttctgatcttctgatcttgatatgcttctgagcgtgattccatgacttcagtgcttctgcttctgaactcaagttcttctgatgcttctaatagaccatgttttgattctgcttgaccatcttctgatgtcttgccagaccatgtgctgaagttgcatactgaaccttctgagtcaaagcttcttagcgcagatttgtgcatactctttatatatttcctgaaaaggaaattgcataggattagagtaccacattatcttgagcaaaattcatatacattgttatcatcaaaactaagattattgatcagaacaattcttgttctaacaatctccccctttttgatgatgacaaaaacatatataaatgatatgaatttgcgatcagaataacagacggctaaagacaattacacagttatagcataagcatataaacataatgtgaatgtgtctccccctgagattaacaatctccccctgagatgaataatctccccctgaaattaatactagaagaattttttttaaaaaaaacttccctgaatatttcagtagagacgttcacatatgcttgaacttcagaacattcactgcttctgatttctgcttccataggacagcttcagaacattgaatttctttagatcctcagaacattcacagcttctgattcctgcttccatcggacagcttcagaacttgaatttctttgatcctcagaacattcacagcttctgatttctgcttccagcggacagcttcagaacttgaatttttttgatcctcagaacattcacagcttctgatttctgcttccagcggacagcttcagagcttgaatttcttcttacatcacttcatgctagattgtatcagaacattgttgaatgtaccagagcatcatcagagcatctctacatcctgaaatgttacagaacaaaactaaacgacaaaagtcagcatgaatgaatcagaacataaaatatatttcagaacacataatatgtatcagagccatataagccatatagaatgtatcagaacatattctgtcatcagaatatctgaacattcttccttcttgcttctgattctgaagcttcatagcactcagcttgcttcaagaatccaagaacttgattcatcttgttgcttattgatcttgaatcttcaattcctgcaacaacacaacttagaaacatatgaagcttgcaacttctgttagaaatgtgggggctttcttcccagcaactgctaatataaatcaaatcatttatcactatttctccccctttttgtcataacatcaaaaagaatgtaaaagattcagatgtaagcattcgacaaaggaaagaaaaacaaataatcattgatAAAACAAGCAGAAGTACACGAGTTATGCAAaataagcttttcattgattaaccaaacagagttacataagatgtatgctgatacacaagtgcaacaagcaaagaaaactacaaggacacaaagactacaaccctagcctagtcctaaTCTAAGCCAGTATATCATGAATCCGAGCGttgttcttgctcttgcttggtcatcaaatcttgaaactctgcatgcctgagtagctcccagagaaagaagtaaatgaatacaaaggaggaactgagaacagttcaccaggagagagcgtattctcagatgggttttcccttaacatagaagttaagtccttatggaacctaacttcatccaatatctcaagaaagtcttcttcctttggacaa is part of the Vicia villosa cultivar HV-30 ecotype Madison, WI linkage group LG2, Vvil1.0, whole genome shotgun sequence genome and encodes:
- the LOC131649503 gene encoding uncharacterized protein LOC131649503, with the translated sequence MPRPVERIAEINDGKELWKIVVRIHHRWNVVSNNKEHFEMIFVDKLGDDIHAVVPAPHVSVFTEKCLLGHTYTVSNFKVVPYVLAFKASGHKYMPCEINIFLSDVVGMVDSIGYAQTESGAKKQQISMMLRDHGNNMLNYTLWESYADQFIRFNKVRVAASLPTVVLLQYAKVKEEGKYPLSVTNTYNVTLLCVDADFPVMKDFIDRMPEESRVTLSDQLGGNSQLSSQSSENQQLTPVQKLFSKAVVLPIAEIIQLTDITFCAIVATTKLLVASPFGWYYRACHMCQSIARGDSPPFECEAGHETMAEVLRYKIEIEVTHGGKSCNFVFWNRECEMLMGLSASQLCNTMIQAGITDPLNFPLALDQLLKLEMAMKVKWHPRWKNCSVVMIIKNDPIIQQLKEKWGTDEIKDSVDEAKTDANEDCELVTDLEITSEHKPDVVTPAGKRHFPGASSESTDLDGLHDGELSSNKLKKIIKMEKIN